A genomic window from Acinetobacter lwoffii includes:
- a CDS encoding ferredoxin--NADP reductase: MAAFNVEKITHVHHWNDTLFSFKTTRDTALRFKNGQFVMIGLEVNGKPLMRAYSIASANYEEELEFFSIKVPDGPLTSILQKVKVGDDILVSKKPTGTLVLDDLNPGKNLYLLSSGTGLAPFLSTIRDPETYERFEKIIVVHGTRFISELAYQDLILNEVPNHEFFSELGAKEKLVYYPTVTREEYPNQGRVTTAIETGELFEKIGLPRFNPETDRAMLCGSPAFLDDVAALLDQHGLKESPKMGVLGDYVIERAFVEK, from the coding sequence ATGGCTGCTTTTAACGTCGAAAAGATTACTCACGTCCACCACTGGAATGATACTTTATTCTCTTTTAAAACGACTCGTGACACTGCTTTGCGTTTTAAAAACGGTCAGTTTGTAATGATCGGCCTTGAAGTCAATGGCAAGCCGTTAATGCGCGCATATTCAATTGCAAGCGCCAACTACGAAGAAGAGTTAGAGTTTTTCTCAATTAAAGTGCCGGATGGTCCACTGACTTCGATTTTACAGAAAGTCAAAGTCGGCGATGACATTTTGGTGTCTAAAAAGCCAACAGGTACACTGGTACTTGATGACTTAAACCCAGGTAAGAATTTGTATCTGCTTTCTTCTGGTACTGGTCTTGCACCGTTCCTGTCGACTATTCGCGATCCAGAAACTTACGAGCGTTTTGAAAAAATCATCGTGGTTCACGGTACCCGTTTCATTTCAGAACTGGCTTATCAAGATTTGATCCTGAATGAAGTGCCGAATCATGAATTCTTCTCTGAACTCGGCGCGAAAGAAAAATTGGTATATTACCCAACCGTAACCCGTGAAGAATATCCAAATCAAGGTCGTGTAACCACTGCGATTGAAACCGGCGAACTGTTTGAAAAAATCGGTCTGCCACGTTTCAACCCGGAAACTGACCGTGCCATGTTATGTGGTAGCCCGGCATTCCTAGATGACGTTGCTGCGCTTCTTGACCAACACGGTCTGAAAGAATCTCCAAAAATGGGCGTTCTAGGTGACTACGTGATTGAACGTGCATTCGTAGAAAAATAA
- the tsaA gene encoding tRNA (N6-threonylcarbamoyladenosine(37)-N6)-methyltransferase TrmO: protein MTELALPIIGYMRSPYKEKFGIPRQPNLVQVESYIEMVGPYNDLLAFEGIEEFSHLWLVWQFHDNKNQHNSQFRPQVRPPRLGGNKKIGVFATRSMYRPSPIGLSVVKLQEVKKVGKHVRVYVTGSDLLDGTPIFDIKPYIQYSDAIIEAQSGYAQDEPPRKTVIWSDEAEQQKQQLLGNGKISVQTIQELEAVLSLDPRPAYQEDEERVYGMKFANVDIHFKIHAQQVLIVAIQHIPS, encoded by the coding sequence ATGACTGAACTTGCGCTGCCGATTATTGGTTATATGCGTTCTCCCTATAAAGAAAAATTTGGTATTCCTCGTCAGCCGAATCTGGTTCAGGTCGAAAGCTATATCGAAATGGTCGGACCTTATAATGACCTGCTCGCCTTTGAGGGAATTGAAGAATTCAGTCATCTTTGGCTGGTCTGGCAATTTCATGACAATAAAAACCAGCACAACAGCCAGTTTCGTCCACAAGTGCGTCCACCGCGTTTGGGCGGTAACAAGAAAATAGGCGTGTTTGCTACGCGCAGCATGTATCGTCCATCACCGATAGGTTTATCTGTGGTCAAACTCCAAGAAGTGAAAAAGGTGGGCAAGCATGTTCGGGTGTATGTGACAGGGAGTGATTTGCTGGATGGCACGCCGATTTTCGATATCAAACCTTATATTCAATATTCGGATGCCATCATTGAAGCACAAAGCGGTTATGCACAGGATGAACCACCACGTAAAACCGTCATTTGGAGCGATGAAGCGGAGCAGCAAAAGCAACAATTACTAGGAAATGGAAAAATTTCTGTGCAGACTATTCAGGAACTGGAAGCTGTCTTATCTTTAGATCCAAGACCTGCATATCAGGAAGATGAAGAACGGGTATATGGGATGAAGTTTGCAAATGTTGATATCCATTTCAAAATTCATGCTCAGCAAGTGCTAATTGTTGCTATCCAGCATATTCCTTCCTAG
- a CDS encoding MgtC/SapB family protein, translated as MDLTAVPLHAHSFHELLTILTSALGCGLLIGLERERHKQREQQPSFAGLRSFAICALLGALCFLFGIVIAVIGALIVGGMVILSIKNQPDDPGITTELAFVMTYFIGAMCLWNIPLAAGLSVLLTGILMAKHTMHNIAGKWIKEAEFRDGLLLLALILIGLPLTPDRPFWGEVLNPYLILKLLTLILVVQALAHIAKRFFSTKNALMLSSIASGFVSSTATIAQLGLQVRKGEMDARSNAGAALMSCISTIVLLLIVIGGVSWSWLKILLLPSLVAVILLAACAFLLLRKAKPAPSMESSDSQMFSLKEAVIIAVTLTLIQAGVYGLEVWLGDAGLLAGTLLASLFEIHAAMASVVVQGDPSNMRLIYALLLGLGAHALAKSANAALTGGWKFVLYFAPVQILHMAVLIGVLWWNL; from the coding sequence ATGGATTTGACTGCGGTTCCCCTGCATGCGCATTCTTTTCATGAACTGCTCACGATACTCACCTCGGCATTGGGCTGCGGCCTATTGATTGGTCTGGAGCGGGAACGGCATAAACAACGTGAGCAGCAACCGAGTTTTGCCGGCTTACGTTCCTTTGCGATCTGTGCTTTATTGGGCGCACTGTGTTTCCTGTTTGGAATCGTGATTGCTGTAATAGGTGCTTTGATCGTGGGTGGCATGGTCATTTTATCCATAAAAAATCAGCCAGATGACCCGGGCATTACCACAGAGCTTGCATTTGTGATGACCTATTTTATTGGCGCCATGTGTTTATGGAATATTCCTCTGGCAGCCGGTCTTTCTGTGCTCTTAACCGGTATTTTGATGGCCAAACATACCATGCACAATATTGCCGGAAAATGGATTAAAGAAGCCGAATTCAGGGATGGACTATTATTACTGGCCTTGATTTTGATTGGTCTGCCGCTTACCCCTGACCGGCCTTTTTGGGGCGAAGTGCTTAATCCTTATCTTATTCTCAAATTACTGACCTTAATTTTAGTGGTACAAGCTCTGGCTCATATTGCGAAACGCTTTTTCTCGACTAAAAATGCCCTGATGCTGTCCTCCATCGCTTCCGGTTTTGTTTCCAGTACGGCGACCATCGCTCAGTTGGGCTTACAGGTCCGTAAAGGTGAAATGGATGCACGATCGAATGCCGGTGCCGCGCTGATGTCCTGTATCTCGACTATTGTGTTGCTATTGATTGTGATCGGGGGCGTATCCTGGAGCTGGCTTAAAATCCTGCTCTTGCCCTCTTTAGTTGCCGTAATCCTTCTGGCAGCCTGTGCATTTTTATTATTGCGCAAGGCAAAACCTGCGCCGAGCATGGAATCGTCAGACAGCCAGATGTTCAGCTTAAAAGAAGCTGTGATTATTGCAGTCACATTAACATTGATTCAGGCTGGAGTTTACGGACTGGAGGTCTGGCTCGGGGATGCCGGCTTACTGGCCGGGACCTTGCTCGCCTCTTTATTCGAGATTCATGCCGCGATGGCCAGTGTCGTCGTTCAAGGCGATCCTTCAAATATGCGTCTGATTTATGCCCTGCTTTTAGGTCTGGGTGCTCATGCCCTGGCCAAGTCAGCCAATGCAGCTTTGACCGGTGGCTGGAAGTTTGTCCTTTATTTTGCGCCTGTGCAGATTTTGCATATGGCAGTGTTGATTGGGGTTTTGTGGTGGAACCTATAA
- a CDS encoding YgdI/YgdR family lipoprotein codes for MKLSALIALVATVVLTGCASSVTTFDSHGRMIGSCKAQTGFIIAGGAGCSGSANQEGRDR; via the coding sequence ATGAAATTATCAGCACTTATTGCACTTGTAGCGACTGTTGTATTGACGGGCTGTGCATCGTCAGTAACTACATTTGACTCTCATGGCCGTATGATTGGTTCATGTAAAGCGCAAACGGGTTTCATCATTGCAGGTGGCGCAGGCTGTTCAGGTTCTGCAAACCAGGAAGGTCGCGATCGTTAA
- a CDS encoding response regulator transcription factor yields MRILLAEDDQSQADSIQTWLEMDGYVIDRVERGDHAILAIEQHKYDCILLDRGLPNATGDDILKILRSQHQDTPVIFITAKDSIDDRVEGLDLGANDYLVKPFSLEELSARVRAQLRQKQQTPNHILQWQDLSLDTQAKTLTKEGQAVNLTAKEFQILYKLMQQPEHIVTREQLEESLYAWGDEIESNAIEVFIYQLRKKIGSQMIKTIRGLGYRMHKAEA; encoded by the coding sequence ATGCGTATTCTTTTGGCGGAAGATGATCAGTCTCAGGCAGACAGTATCCAGACTTGGCTGGAAATGGACGGTTATGTGATTGATCGGGTAGAGCGTGGTGATCATGCGATCCTAGCGATTGAGCAGCATAAATATGACTGTATTCTGCTGGATCGTGGCCTGCCGAATGCCACTGGAGATGACATTCTGAAAATTTTGCGCAGCCAACATCAAGATACGCCGGTGATTTTTATTACGGCCAAAGACAGTATTGATGACCGGGTTGAAGGTCTGGATTTAGGCGCGAATGATTATCTGGTCAAACCTTTTAGTCTGGAAGAACTTTCGGCCCGAGTTCGTGCCCAACTCAGACAGAAACAGCAAACACCGAATCATATCCTGCAATGGCAGGATCTCAGTCTGGACACTCAAGCCAAGACCCTAACTAAAGAAGGTCAAGCTGTGAATCTGACTGCGAAGGAATTTCAAATTCTATACAAGCTGATGCAGCAGCCTGAACATATTGTCACCCGTGAACAGCTAGAAGAATCGCTGTACGCTTGGGGTGATGAAATTGAAAGTAATGCCATTGAAGTATTTATCTATCAGCTGCGTAAAAAAATCGGCAGCCAGATGATCAAGACTATTCGCGGTCTGGGCTATCGCATGCATAAGGCTGAGGCTTAA
- a CDS encoding GspE/PulE family protein: MKFDFEMDTAWCLDQLFKDGKISERDRMLVQTTHRQREQLKWHPLQWIANFNLVDQSHPQTTLTLNRLCQWLAEKTGLMFYIIDPLKADVQALTHVMSQEYAQRNHILAVEIQADKVLIATDQPYKTEWMSNLEQNIAPKKIQRVLLNPEQLQRYITEYYQVSRAVSGSQKSSAYDRENKGVEALLQLGDSQNPDANDQHIVKLVDWVLQFAFEQGASDIHMEPRKDTGKIRFRIDGVLHTIYNMPANTLTAVISRIKILGRMNVAEKRKPQDGRLKTRTPKGQETELRLSTLPTAFGEKLVMRIFDPEVLVRSFQQLGFEGHLLNDWNNLTSHSHGIILVTGPTGSGKTTTLYSTLKQLATEQVNVCTIEDPIEMLEPSFNQMQVNNGIDLGFADGVRALMRQDPDIIMVGEIRDQDTANMAIQAALTGHLVLSTLHTNDAPSSLTRLHDLGVQPFLTAATILGVLAQRLVRKLCPHCKQESFLNEQEWQHLATDYPLPRPEFVFKAVGCEECRHTGYKGRIGIYEFMPLSLTTKQLIGADANLNQLRQQAKKEGVEPLRIAGARKILEGVTTLEEVLRVVPLN, encoded by the coding sequence ATGAAATTTGACTTTGAAATGGATACGGCTTGGTGTCTAGACCAACTCTTTAAAGACGGTAAAATCAGTGAACGCGACCGAATGCTGGTACAAACCACTCATCGGCAACGTGAACAATTAAAATGGCACCCTTTACAGTGGATTGCTAATTTTAATCTGGTCGATCAGTCCCATCCTCAAACAACACTGACTCTGAACCGTTTATGTCAGTGGCTGGCAGAAAAAACCGGATTGATGTTCTATATCATTGATCCGCTTAAAGCTGATGTACAGGCATTGACCCATGTCATGTCGCAGGAATATGCACAGCGCAACCATATTTTGGCAGTGGAAATTCAGGCAGACAAAGTTCTGATTGCTACAGATCAGCCTTATAAAACTGAATGGATGTCGAATCTCGAGCAGAATATTGCACCAAAAAAAATACAACGGGTATTACTGAATCCAGAACAATTACAACGTTATATTACTGAATACTATCAAGTCAGTCGTGCAGTTAGTGGTTCACAAAAATCGTCTGCCTATGACCGGGAAAATAAGGGCGTCGAAGCCTTGCTGCAACTGGGCGATTCCCAGAATCCGGATGCCAATGACCAGCATATTGTCAAACTGGTGGACTGGGTGCTGCAATTTGCTTTTGAACAAGGTGCCAGTGATATTCATATGGAACCACGTAAAGACACCGGCAAGATCCGTTTCCGGATTGATGGGGTGCTGCATACGATTTACAACATGCCGGCCAATACATTGACCGCCGTCATTTCCCGAATCAAGATTCTGGGCCGGATGAATGTGGCGGAAAAACGTAAGCCACAGGATGGTCGCCTGAAAACCCGGACACCTAAAGGACAGGAAACTGAACTGCGTCTGTCGACCTTGCCGACCGCCTTTGGTGAAAAACTGGTGATGCGTATTTTCGATCCGGAAGTGCTGGTGAGAAGCTTCCAGCAACTTGGTTTTGAAGGCCATTTGCTCAATGACTGGAATAATCTCACCAGTCACAGTCATGGTATTATTCTGGTGACCGGCCCAACCGGTTCCGGTAAAACTACTACGCTTTATTCAACCTTGAAGCAGCTGGCGACTGAACAGGTCAACGTCTGTACCATTGAAGACCCGATCGAGATGCTGGAACCCAGCTTTAACCAAATGCAGGTCAATAATGGTATCGATCTTGGCTTCGCTGACGGCGTGCGCGCACTGATGCGTCAAGATCCGGACATTATCATGGTCGGGGAGATCCGTGATCAGGACACTGCCAATATGGCGATTCAGGCCGCATTGACCGGTCACCTGGTTCTCTCAACTTTACATACCAACGATGCGCCGTCGAGTCTGACCCGTCTGCATGATCTGGGCGTACAGCCATTTTTGACAGCAGCAACCATCTTGGGTGTTCTGGCTCAACGTCTGGTACGTAAGCTGTGTCCGCACTGCAAACAGGAAAGCTTCCTGAATGAACAGGAATGGCAGCATCTAGCTACGGATTATCCTTTGCCGCGACCGGAATTTGTCTTTAAGGCGGTGGGCTGCGAAGAATGCCGGCATACCGGCTATAAAGGCCGTATCGGGATTTATGAGTTTATGCCATTGAGTCTGACCACCAAACAGCTGATTGGTGCCGATGCCAACCTGAACCAGCTGCGTCAGCAGGCTAAAAAAGAAGGGGTAGAGCCGCTCAGAATTGCCGGGGCACGCAAGATTCTGGAAGGTGTGACCACGCTTGAAGAAGTCCTGAGAGTTGTGCCCTTAAATTAA
- a CDS encoding cation transporter, with amino-acid sequence MACSCSPEPAPIKPNSKFRAALWIALLVNFTLFVVELIGGAYAHSSALWADALDFFGDAVNYGISLAVLGASLYWRATVALVKGMTMALFGLVVIGKVIYAYLQGIPPEALTMGLIGVLALVANVFTAAILYAFREGDSNMRSVWLCSRNDAIGNFAVILAAVGVFGTGSLWPDVIVAVIIATLGITSGYQVIKQSLEERSLKHKSS; translated from the coding sequence AAATTTAGAGCAGCGCTATGGATTGCCTTGCTGGTAAACTTCACTTTATTTGTAGTGGAGCTGATCGGTGGTGCATATGCACATTCATCAGCCTTGTGGGCAGACGCGCTAGATTTCTTTGGTGATGCCGTCAATTACGGGATTTCTTTGGCTGTACTTGGTGCGAGTCTGTATTGGCGGGCAACAGTCGCTTTGGTAAAGGGAATGACCATGGCATTGTTTGGTCTGGTAGTGATTGGCAAAGTGATTTACGCCTATCTGCAAGGCATTCCACCTGAAGCACTGACAATGGGCCTGATTGGTGTACTGGCCTTAGTAGCGAATGTATTTACAGCAGCAATTCTTTATGCTTTTCGTGAAGGTGATTCCAATATGCGGTCGGTCTGGCTCTGTAGTCGCAATGATGCAATTGGCAACTTTGCGGTCATTTTGGCAGCCGTAGGCGTATTTGGTACAGGCAGTCTTTGGCCGGATGTTATTGTGGCTGTAATTATCGCTACACTCGGCATCACATCAGGTTATCAAGTGATTAAGCAGTCTCTGGAAGAAAGATCACTTAAACATAAATCCAGCTAA
- a CDS encoding ATP-binding protein — translation MSAAISLQTRLIKHALFSSILAGILAWLLLLGISSYQASQLHDELMQQISELLLGDVTQAKGTQVDELSEQFDIQYALLLDQQVLTTSIDDELINTIPKARNNGFQFAYENGRFIRILTAEDDDLQVKIVQPLSVRFDELWQTTLGFAGILFTLWLVQWLILRVSVKRQLRPLNKISRAIGSKTAQDLSPIKTPDPEITELQPIIRQLNAMLGRLEKSLAAEQRFTADASHELRSPLSAIQMRLQVLKRKYQDDAQLPQALQLIQNDVNRGTQVLENLLLLARLDPERTGQLATQTINLKNLVQEALQALQPFAEEKDIHWNLKLEDAVIEANPELIFSCIRNLVDNAIRYTPQQGQVEIRTVIEQHQIQLLIENSGEGIADEVLERLGERFYRALGTRTQGSGLGLSICQKIMALHAAKIDYAPSDLGGLKVSLSFEPDGKIS, via the coding sequence ATGTCGGCTGCTATTTCCCTGCAAACCCGGCTAATTAAACATGCGCTGTTCAGTTCCATCTTGGCCGGAATATTGGCCTGGCTGCTGTTATTGGGAATTTCCAGTTATCAGGCCAGTCAGCTGCATGATGAATTAATGCAGCAGATTTCTGAGTTGCTGCTTGGCGATGTCACCCAGGCCAAAGGCACCCAGGTGGATGAGCTCAGTGAACAGTTTGATATCCAGTATGCCTTGTTGCTGGATCAGCAGGTACTGACAACTTCGATTGATGATGAATTAATTAATACCATTCCAAAAGCACGGAACAACGGCTTCCAGTTTGCTTATGAGAATGGTCGTTTTATCCGGATACTGACTGCGGAAGATGACGACCTTCAGGTCAAAATCGTACAGCCACTTTCAGTACGTTTCGATGAACTCTGGCAAACTACTTTGGGCTTTGCCGGGATCTTATTCACTTTATGGCTAGTGCAATGGCTGATTCTAAGGGTCTCGGTCAAACGCCAGTTACGGCCATTAAACAAGATTTCGCGTGCCATTGGTTCCAAGACTGCTCAGGATCTGAGTCCTATTAAAACACCTGACCCTGAAATCACTGAACTGCAACCGATCATTCGTCAGCTGAATGCCATGCTCGGCCGGCTGGAGAAATCACTGGCTGCTGAACAGCGTTTTACTGCAGATGCTTCACATGAGCTGCGTTCGCCACTGTCTGCGATTCAAATGCGTCTACAGGTTTTAAAACGCAAATATCAAGATGATGCACAGCTCCCTCAGGCATTACAGTTGATCCAAAATGATGTCAACCGCGGCACGCAGGTACTGGAAAATTTACTTTTACTGGCACGACTCGATCCGGAGCGAACAGGGCAATTAGCAACGCAAACGATTAATCTTAAGAATCTGGTTCAGGAGGCTTTGCAGGCCTTGCAGCCTTTTGCAGAAGAAAAAGACATTCATTGGAATCTAAAACTTGAGGATGCTGTGATCGAAGCGAATCCAGAACTGATTTTTAGTTGTATTCGCAATCTGGTCGACAATGCGATCCGTTATACGCCGCAACAGGGACAGGTCGAGATCCGAACAGTTATTGAGCAGCATCAGATACAGTTACTGATTGAAAACTCAGGAGAGGGGATTGCTGATGAGGTACTGGAACGTTTAGGTGAACGTTTTTATCGGGCTTTGGGTACGCGAACTCAGGGTTCAGGTCTAGGTCTGTCCATTTGCCAGAAAATTATGGCACTGCATGCAGCTAAAATTGACTATGCGCCGTCGGACTTGGGTGGACTTAAAGTGTCATTGAGTTTTGAGCCTGATGGCAAAATCTCATGA
- a CDS encoding NUDIX domain-containing protein: MTKATIHVAIALLFYQNQVLVGWREAKQHQGNKYEFPGGKVEQGELPVEACRREVMEEVGVDIECWHASDFISHEYEDLIVNLHIFHASVQPAQLAEIKQPWRWYSREELGQLNFPKANQSMIQKLQWPQRIKIAEDLDILSSLDTDQMLYWRVEATPEWIMQLQQYPVDQLSKLIINQQLWSQLNELQQQTICTIHLKQNQLMNLKQSELKSGYRYLAACHDLTALMHAEQIGCEAALLSPVLATATHPDTPALGWEQFKQMAEQVQIPVFALGGMKAEELDYAKSQHAYGIAGIRYI, translated from the coding sequence ATGACTAAAGCTACGATTCATGTCGCAATTGCGCTTTTATTTTATCAAAATCAGGTTCTCGTCGGCTGGCGTGAGGCCAAGCAGCATCAGGGTAATAAATATGAATTTCCAGGCGGAAAAGTTGAACAGGGCGAATTACCAGTCGAGGCATGTCGCCGCGAAGTGATGGAAGAGGTCGGCGTTGATATCGAATGCTGGCATGCCTCTGATTTTATCTCCCATGAATATGAAGATCTCATTGTCAATTTGCATATTTTCCATGCTTCAGTACAGCCTGCTCAACTGGCTGAAATCAAACAGCCCTGGCGCTGGTACAGTCGGGAAGAACTTGGACAGCTGAATTTTCCGAAAGCCAATCAGTCCATGATCCAAAAGCTGCAATGGCCGCAGCGCATCAAGATAGCTGAAGATCTGGATATTTTATCAAGTCTGGATACAGATCAAATGTTGTATTGGCGCGTGGAAGCAACGCCTGAATGGATCATGCAATTACAGCAATATCCGGTAGATCAACTCTCCAAGTTAATCATTAATCAGCAGCTTTGGTCACAACTGAATGAATTGCAGCAGCAGACGATTTGCACGATTCATCTAAAACAGAATCAACTGATGAACTTGAAACAAAGTGAATTGAAATCTGGCTATCGTTATCTAGCGGCTTGTCATGACCTGACCGCTTTAATGCATGCAGAACAGATCGGCTGTGAAGCGGCTTTACTGAGTCCGGTACTAGCGACCGCAACGCATCCGGACACACCTGCGCTAGGCTGGGAGCAATTCAAGCAAATGGCAGAGCAGGTACAGATTCCGGTTTTTGCTTTGGGCGGAATGAAAGCTGAAGAACTCGATTATGCAAAAAGCCAGCATGCTTATGGCATTGCCGGCATTCGCTATATTTAA
- a CDS encoding NirD/YgiW/YdeI family stress tolerance protein — protein MKMMINTVLAAALMGSIATATIASSDTAVNQAAFAKSTTVKQALAMKDDSKVQLKGYVVKAVGDEKYQFRDSTGTITVEIDDELWQGKPISAKTPVIITGEIDIDYKPAKRVEIEVDQVRF, from the coding sequence ATGAAAATGATGATAAATACGGTTTTGGCAGCTGCATTGATGGGTTCTATCGCGACGGCTACGATAGCAAGTAGCGACACTGCTGTGAATCAGGCTGCTTTTGCTAAATCGACCACAGTCAAACAGGCACTGGCCATGAAAGATGACAGTAAGGTTCAGCTTAAAGGTTATGTCGTGAAAGCGGTCGGTGATGAAAAATACCAGTTCCGAGACAGCACAGGAACTATTACTGTTGAGATTGATGATGAACTTTGGCAAGGCAAACCGATTTCAGCCAAAACACCGGTAATCATCACAGGTGAAATCGACATTGATTATAAACCGGCAAAACGTGTTGAAATTGAGGTTGATCAGGTTCGTTTCTAA
- the hemP gene encoding hemin uptake protein HemP, which produces MNAPFSLFTRNNDTHHALPMLHSNNLFALGREIRIMHAGEEYRLRLTRNNRLILTK; this is translated from the coding sequence ATGAACGCCCCATTTAGCCTATTCACCCGTAACAATGATACTCACCATGCCTTGCCAATGCTGCACTCCAACAATCTGTTTGCACTGGGTCGTGAAATCCGGATCATGCATGCCGGCGAAGAATACCGCTTGCGTCTGACCCGCAATAACCGTCTTATTCTGACCAAATAA